From one Anopheles bellator chromosome 1, idAnoBellAS_SP24_06.2, whole genome shotgun sequence genomic stretch:
- the LOC131215744 gene encoding kinesin-like protein Klp61F, with protein sequence MDASNGNHSNSGGKPIKCNQNVQVYVRVRPTNSREKLIRSLEVVDVVSHRELQLKSTYLDSRTSKKFTFDRAFDAQSKQHEVYHAVVAPYIEEVLSGFNCTVFAYGQTGTGKTFTMVGEEEPELSAAWEDDTRTGVIPRAVNHLFDELRMTELEFSMRISYLELYNEELCDLLSTDDSVKIRIFDDVQKKGSVIVQGLEEIPVHSKDDVYKLLAKGQERRKTASTLMNAQSSRSHTIFSIIVHIKENNIDGEEMLKIGKLNLVDLAGSENISKAGNEKGIRTRETVNINQSLLTLGRVITALVEKTPHIPYRESKLTRLLQESLGGRTKTSIIATISPGHKDFEETLSTLEYAHRAKNIQNKPEANQRLSKKTVIKEYTEEIDRLKRDLMAARDKNGIYLAEQTYNEMVYKSESATKELNDKSALIKAMKEELAKKESIFKEVSCSLADREEELRRTAHDLGQARVELTSTRRNLTKTKRRYVEKKVILDHHLKTEQALAGQAKELINVVEMVTDDTNGLHDTVDRRKEIDCRNKNATEKFVDSVRQRIRTIAGDVTGLVHECTQLTTTLNAGLESYNQCEQELYSQTTAHLATLETVNQSLMQQNSSLVESLKNTIETRLDGSSEESAKYLEQVDRLRSSMMAQFVSILAGLKSSIQETVLRQQDEQRQQFQTLLTHCQTFEGKKTQFYASLKDKLNEVDHLLVTFDNNRERLREFGVQSQSLQHETLEAVKAIENAKAFALLNAKALEDQFTGILQRMHGVSEQRQQLTDIVGDVCENIKLKQLTTRAALKAVECSIVLEETADDQCTVDRKLLVKREGELMTQHRNSFETKLDEVRLTATIETSSRELATTIEQERIQMTNAQQHIRQCLDTYASSLGSQNAVFQQSQHDTLTRVAQGVQAQQSAREQFAGAANGHTQRIVQALGAYAHKANDQQLVDLQAEVERFHQRDLTFYQPTGQTPIRKKVPFPREIPMTSPDERILRKYWRDRAITDAGDPSMTICEDGEEMIGALDTSYNRCDEIRNSTPLLQKTTNVLDDDRTHFKELQISNIDSKIGSVHLLDDSGECDKENKVITETSSIVELV encoded by the exons ATGGACGCTAGCAACGGGAATCACTCAAACAGTGGCGGCAAGCCGATCAAGTGTAATCAGAATGTGCAGGTTTATGTACGCGTTCG GCCCACAAATAGCCGCGAAAAGTTGATACGCTCCCTCGAAGTGGTGGATGTGGTATCCCACCGGGAACTGCAGCTAAAATCGACCTATCTCGATTCGCGAACGTCGAAAAAGTTTACCTTCGACCGGGCGTTCGATGCACAGTCGAAGCAACATGAAGTTTACCacgcggtggtggccccgtaCATCGAGGAAGTACTGTCCGGATTCAATTGCACCGTGTTTGCTTATGGGCAGACCGGCACGGGCAAAACATTTACGATGGTGGGCGAGGAAGAACCGGAGCTGAGTGCCGCTTGGGAGGACGACACCAGGACGGGCGTTATACCGCGCGCGGTCAACCACCTGTTTGACGAGCTGCGGATGACGGAGCTTGAGTTTTCGATGCGTATCTCGTATCTGGAGTTGTACAACGAGGAACTGTGCGATCTGCTGTCGACGGACGATTCGGTCAAGATTCGGATATTCGACGACGTCCAGAAGAAGGGTTCGGTCATTGTGCAGGGGCTGGAGGAGATCCCGGTGCACAGCAAGGACGACGTGTACAAACTGTTGGCCAAGGGCCAGGAACGACGAAAGACGGCCTCTACCTTGATGAACGCTCAATCGTCTCGATCACACACGATCTTCTCGATCATCGTACACATCAAGGAAAACAACATCGATGGTGAGGAGATGCTGAAAATCGGCAAACTGAATTTGGTCGATCTGGCCGGCAGTGAGAACATCTCGAAGGCGGGCAACGAGAAGGGCATTCGGACGCGCGAGACGGTCAACATCAACCAATCGTTGCTGACGCTCGGGCGCGTCATAACGGCACTGGTGGAGAAGACGCCCCACATTCCGTACCGTGAGTCGAAACTGACACGCCTGCTCCAGGAATCGCTCGGGGGCCGCACGAAAACGTCCATCATTGCCACGATATCGCCGGGTCACAAGGACTTTGAGGAAACGCTCAGCACGCTCGAGTATGCGCACCGTGCCAAGAACATACAGAACAAACCGGAAGCCAACCAGAGGCTGTCGAAGAAAACGGTCATCAAGGAGTACACGGAGGAAATCGATCGACTAAAGCGGGATCTGATGGCGGCCCGTGACAAAAATGGCATCTACCTGGCGGAGCAGACCTACAACGAGATGGTGTACAAGTCAGAATCGGCCACGAAGGAACTGAACGACAAATCGGCCCTCATCAAGGCAATGAAGGAGGAACTGGCGAAAaaggaatcgattttcaaGGAAGTGTCCTGCAGCTTGGCCGATCGTGAAGAAGAGTTGCGCCGTACCGCACACGATCTGGGACAGGCACGCGTAGAGTTGACCAGTACGAGGCGTAACCTAACGAAAACTAAACGACGGTACGTCGAGAAGAAGGTGATCCTCGATCACCATCTGAAAACGGAACAGGCACTCGCTGGGCAAGCGAAGGAACTGATCAATGTCGTTGAGATGGTCACGGACGACACGAACGGTTTGCAC GATACGGTTGATCGACGGAAAGAGATCGACTGTCGAAACAAGAACGCCACCGAAAAATTTGTCGATTCAGTTCGGCAGCGGATTAGAACGATCGCTGGCGATGTGACGGGATTGGTACACGAGTGCACCCAACTGACGACCACGCTGAATGCTGGACTGG AAAGTTACAACCAATGCGAGCAGGAACTGTACTCCCAAACGACGGCCCACCTGGCGACCTTGGAAACGGTAAACCAGAGTCTGATGCAGCAAAACAGCTCGCTGGTGGAGTCGCTAAAGAACACCATCGAAACCCGACTGGATGGTAGTTCCGAAGAATCTGCCAAGTACCTGGAACAGGTTGACCGGCTGCGGAGTTCGATGATGGCCCAGTTTGTCTCGATATTGGCAGGGCTTAAGAGCAGCATCCAGGAAACGGTACTCCGTCAGCAAGACGAGCAACGCCAACAGTTTCAGACTCTGCTCACTCACTGCCAAACGTTCGAAGGCAAAAAAACGCAATTCTATGCCTCACTCAAAGACAAACTAAACGAAGTCGACCATCTTTTGGTGACCTTTGACAACAATCGGGAACGATTGCGCGAATTTGGCGTGCAATCCCAGAGTTTACAGCATGAAACCCTCGAAGCGGTAAAGGCTATCGAAAATGCTAAGGCGTTCGCACTGCTCAATGCTAAAGCGCTTGAAGATCAATTTACCGGCATCTTGCAGCGGATGCACGGTGTTTCGGAGCAACGTCAACAGTTGACCGACATTGTGGGTGATGTTTGTGAGAACATCAAGCTCAAGCAGCTGACTACCAGGGCAGCGTTGAAGGCGGTCGAGTGTTCTATTGTGCTCGAAGAAACTGCCGACGATCAATGCACCGTCGACCGAAAACTGTTGGTCAAACGGGAAGGCGAACTAATGACGCAGCATCGAAACAGTTTCGAAACGAAGCTGGACGAGGTTCGTTTGACCGCCACGATCGAAACGAGCTCACGTGAGCTGGCCACGACGATCGAACAGGAGCGCATCCAAATGACCAATGCGCAGCAACACATTCGACAGTGTCTGGACACTTACGCCAGTTCGCTAGGGTCACAGAATGCGGTCTTCCAGCAATCGCAACACGACACGTTAACCCGTGTGGCACAGGGTGTGCAGGCGCAGCAAAGCGCACGCGAACAGTTTGCTGGTGCGGCCAACGGGCACACACAGCGCATCGTGCAGGCGCTTGGTGCGTACGCGCACAAAGCCAACGATCAGCAGTTGGTGGATCTGCAGGCCGAAGTGGAACGTTTCCATCAGCGCGATCTCACCTTCTACCAGCCGACTGGTCAAACACCGATCCGCAAGAAGGTACCGTTTCCTCGAGAGATTCCCATGACTTCACCGGACGAGCGCATTCTGCGCAAGTACTGGCGTGATCGGGCCATTACTGACGCAGGCGATCCTTCGATGACTATTTGCGAG GACGGTGAGGAAATGATAGGTGCACTCGATACGAGCTACAACCGATGCGATGAGATCCGGAACTCAACACCTCTCCTTCAGAAGACCACCAACGTGCTGGACGACGATCGGACCCACTTCAAGGAGCTACAAATCTCCAACATCGATTCGAAG ATCGGATCGGTGCACTTACTGGACGACAGTGGCGAATGCGACAAAGAGAACAAAGTGATCACGGAGACCAGTAGTATCGTTGAGTTGGTGTGA
- the LOC131215662 gene encoding novel acetylcholine receptor chaperone: MSSLVLRSLSILLGLFFIFIGIMKISPHISKDLHRDLRKNYVKYAKVFPLSTLLEFKIPSKWYRRSVGGLEVLCGLAMVLIPSHKVKNAANITLLLLMFLAVYSHYMVSDPFERSGPALVFTFMLIGRLVIWFQASRREAALAAAGQPTANGLKQE; the protein is encoded by the exons ATGTCCTCGCTGGTGCTGAGGAGCCTCTCGATACTGCTCGGGTtgttcttcatcttcatcggcATCATGAAAATATCGCCCCACATCAGCAAGGATCTGCACCGGGACTTG CGAAAGAACTACGTGAAGTACGCGAAAGTATTTCCCCTCTCGACGCTGCTGGAGTTTAAAATACCCTCGAAATGGtaccgccggtcggtcggcggtcTGGAGGTGCTGTGCGGGCTGGCCATGGTGCTTATTCCCAGCC ACAAAGTAAAGAACGCTGCCAACattacgctgctgctgctgatgttccTGGCCGTGTACTCGCACTACATGGTGAGCGATCCGTTCGAGCGGTCCGGCCCAGCGCTGGTGTTCACCTTCATGCTCATCGGTCGGCTAGTGATATGGTTCCAG GCAAGCCGACGGGAAGCAGCTCTGGCAGCCGCCGGTCAGCCCACTGCCAACGGCTTGAAGCAGGAGTAA